The Suncus etruscus isolate mSunEtr1 chromosome 14, mSunEtr1.pri.cur, whole genome shotgun sequence genome contains a region encoding:
- the LOC126027249 gene encoding 5'-nucleotidase domain-containing protein 1-like, giving the protein MAQHFSLAACDVVGFDLDHTLCRYNLPESAPKLLQHLIYNSFAQFLVKEKGYDKELLTVTPEDWDFCCKGLALDLEDGSFIKLADNGTVLRASNGTKMMSPEAVAEEYGRKEWKHFMSDTEMACRSGKYYFYDNYFDLPGALLCARVVDTLTKHNNGQKTFDFWKDIVAAIQHNYKMSAFKENYGIYFPEIKRDPGKYIHRCPESVKKWLRQLKNSGKILLLITSSHSDYCRLLCEYILGNDFPDLFDVVITNALKPGFFSHLPTQRPFWTLENDEEQETLPSLDKPGWYSQGNAVHLYELLKKMTGKPEPKVVYFGDSMHSDIFPAHHYSNWETVLILEELSGDMDIKTEESEPLEKKRKYEEMKTKSLNTLSKKWGSFFIDSISGLKHTEDSLVYTWSSKRISTYSTIAIPSIEAIAELPLDYKFTRFSANNSKTAGYYPNPPKALSNGGTLKTK; this is encoded by the exons ATGGCTCAGCACTTCTCTCTGGCCGCGTGCGACGTGGTCGGCTTCGACCTGGACCACACTCTGTGCCGCTACAACCTGCCCGAGAGCGCCCCGAAACTTCTCCAACAT ctTATTTATAATAGCTTTGCTCAATTCTTAGTCAAGGAGAAAGGGTATGACAAGGAACTGCTTACTGTCACGCCAGAGGATTGGGATTTCTGTTGCAAGGGCTTAGCTTTGGATCTGGAAGATGGGAGCTTCATTAAACTTGCAGATaatggcactgtgctcagagcaAGCAATGGCACAAAAATGATGTCTCCAGAGGCTGTTGCAGAAGAATATGGCAGAAAGGAGTGGAAGCACTTCATGTCAGACACAGAGATGGCATGTCGCtcaggaaaatattatttttatgataactACTTTGATCTGCCAGGAGCGCTTCTGTGTGCCAGAGTTGTAGACACTTTAACAAAGCACAACAATGGTCAAAAAACATTTGATTTTTGGAAGGATATAGTTGCTGCTATACAACACAATTACAAAATGTCAGCTTTCAAGGAAAACTATGGCATatattttccagaaataaaaagagatcCAGGCAAATATATACACAGATGTCCTGAATCTGTAAAGAAGTGGCTTCGACAACTAAAGAATTCTGGAAAAATTCTTTTGCTAATCACCAGCTCTCACAGTGATTACTGTCGACTTCTTTGTGAATATATCCTTGGGAATGATTTTCCAGATCTTTTTGATGTTGTGATTACAAATGCATTGAAACCTGGTTTCTTCTCTCATTTACCAACTCAAAGACCTTTCTGGACACTTGAAAATGACGAGGAGCAAGAGACACTACCATCTCTGGATAAACCTGGCTGGTACTCGCAAGGGAATGCTGTACATCTTTATGAACTTCTGAAGAAAATGACTGGCAAACCTGAGCCCAAGGTTGTTTACTTTGGTGATAGTATGCATTCAGATATTTTCCCAGCCCATCATTATAGTAACTGGGAGACAGTCCTCATCCTTGAAGAGCTCAGTGGGGACATGGACATAAAGACTGAGGAATCAGAGCctctagagaaaaaaagaaagtacgaGGAAATGAAGACAAAATCTCTAAATACCTTATCTAAAAAATGGGGCTCTTTTTTCATTGATTCCATTTCGGGACTAAAACATACCGAAGATTCCTTGGTTTATACTTGGTCTAGTAAAAGAATCAGTACTTACAGTACAATTGCAATTCCAAGTATTGAAGCAATAGCAGAATTACCACTGGACTACAAATTCACAAGATTTTCTGCAAACAATTCAAAAACAGCTGGCTACTATCCGAATCCTCCAAAGGCCTTATCAAATGGTGGAAcattaaaaaccaaataa